The window GTATTTGTCGGCAATGGCTCGCACATCGCGCAGATTCTGGATCGAGAAGGGTTGTCCGCCAATCAGGTTGGTGGATGCCTCCATCCGGATAAAGGGGATGTTTTTTGCACCGTGACGCTTGATGTTCTCTTCCAGCTTCTCGATGTTCATATTGCCCTTGAACGGATGATCTGAATTCATCACATACCCCTCATCGTAAAGCAGTTCCACGATACGCCCCCCGCACTCGGTGATATGTGCCAGTGTGGTAGTGAAATGGTAGTTCATCGGAACCAGGCTGCCCTGCTTGATATAGGCTTTCGACAGGATATTCTCGGCTGCACGTCCCTGATGGACCGGCAGGTAGTACTTTTTACCCAACACCTCCTCTACGGCTTTCTGCAGCCGGTAAAAACTCTGAGAACCGGCATATGCATCGTCGGCCTGCATCATGGCAGCCATCTGGTTGTCGCTCATGGCATTGGTTCCGCTGTCGGTAAGCATGTCCAGAAATACATCTTTCGTGTTTAGTCTGAATGTGTTAAATCCTCCCTCCTGCAATGCTTCCAACCGGCGCTCGATAGGTACTAAATGTAGTTTTTGTACAACACGTACTTTGTGCAATTCCAACGGTATCTCTTCACCGCTGTAAAATTTAATCTCCTGCATAATTCTTGTTATTGTTTGTAAAGTTAAAAGTCTCTATTGCTTTATTCGGTCAAAATATTAGAGAAAAACATGTCGTTTTGTTATGACGATTTGCAAAGATATGTCAAAATATAACATTTCAAACCTAAATTCAAGTTTAAATTGAAAAAATGAGCATCAACCATTTTTTTTAACAATATAAAGGCATGATGACAAATAAATCGTATATTTGCGAGAAGAATTAATCTCATTGAATAACATTTAAAAATAAACTCATGGATAAACCTTATGTAATAGGTATTGACGTGGGCGGTACAAATACAGTAGTTGGTATCGTCGACAAGAGAGGACAGATTTTGCGTAGCGGAAGCCTTAAAACTGCCAAACATGCCAATGTGGAAGACTATCTCGATGAGTTGGCTGAGGTGATTGAAGATGTGATCAAGGACATCGCCACCAAAGAACAGATCAAGGGAATCGGAGCCGGAACGCCAAACGGCAACTATTTCACCGGTAGCATTGAGTTTGCGCCCAACCTCCGCTGGAAGGGTATTATTCCGTTTGCTCAAATGCTGGAAGAGAGGGTGGGTATTCCCGTAGCACTGACCAACGACGCCAATGCGGCGGCAATCGGGGAGATGACTTACGGAGCAGCCCGTGGTATGAAAGACTTCATTGTGATCACGCTCGGTACTGGTGTCGGAAGCGGAATTGTGGTCAACGGCCAGCTGGTGTACGGTCATGACGGCTTTGCCGGTGAACTTGGCCATGTCATTATGCGTCGTTCAAACGGACGGGTGTGCGGTTGCGGAAGATCGGGATGTTTGGAGGCTTACACTTCGGCAACGGGTGTGGCACGTACTGCACGCGAATACCTCGAGCTTCAGCACGACGCAAAGAGCCAGTTGCGCAATATTCCCATCGACGAGATTACCTCGAAGGATGTTTTCGATGCAGCTATGGCCGGCGATGAGATGGCAAAGGAGATATTCCGTTTCACAGGCGAGATGCTGGGTGAAGCTTTTGCCGACTTCGTGGCGTTCTCGAGTCCCGAAGCCATCATCCTTTTCGGAGGATTGGCCAAAGCGGGTGATCTCATCATGAATCCAGTCCGCGAATCGATGGAACGGAACCTGTTGCCCATTTTCAAGAACAAGGTAAAACTGCTCTTCTCCGAACTCAAGGAGA of the Petrimonas mucosa genome contains:
- a CDS encoding ROK family protein — protein: MDKPYVIGIDVGGTNTVVGIVDKRGQILRSGSLKTAKHANVEDYLDELAEVIEDVIKDIATKEQIKGIGAGTPNGNYFTGSIEFAPNLRWKGIIPFAQMLEERVGIPVALTNDANAAAIGEMTYGAARGMKDFIVITLGTGVGSGIVVNGQLVYGHDGFAGELGHVIMRRSNGRVCGCGRSGCLEAYTSATGVARTAREYLELQHDAKSQLRNIPIDEITSKDVFDAAMAGDEMAKEIFRFTGEMLGEAFADFVAFSSPEAIILFGGLAKAGDLIMNPVRESMERNLLPIFKNKVKLLFSELKESDAAVLGASALGWEVR